In a genomic window of Candidatus Hadarchaeales archaeon:
- a CDS encoding glycosyltransferase family 4 protein — MKSDLKVFIWQGGWLGGAERVMLGLAETFKSHARIEPVLGVFEKNENIDFKQVCVNRIFPEKAVGYNTIWASFYLNRKGILDDFDIVIAHGGGMWKTRKNFYVCHEAGDLDALAKNLPLFSKLTFFPLKELYICFIKKSDLIISATRECDRFLERHGVRDYVKGRNFVDTKFFRPNGKKPGGAFKILFVGRNEPRKNLGALKEVCRKLRGVELNIIGAVGENEGDVRYLGYVSDEELAEWYRRSHLFVLPSFWEGFSVSILEAMASGTPVLASVYAIPEELKKFAITFDPYSKNELSKKIQWIMENYKDVTRIAKKARNFVVKNYEKEMVLRWEVETILERFRRRKRR, encoded by the coding sequence ATGAAAAGCGATTTGAAAGTATTCATTTGGCAGGGGGGATGGCTGGGAGGAGCGGAAAGAGTGATGCTTGGACTTGCGGAGACATTTAAGAGTCATGCCCGAATAGAGCCTGTTTTAGGGGTTTTTGAAAAAAACGAAAACATCGATTTTAAACAGGTTTGCGTGAACAGAATTTTTCCGGAAAAGGCGGTTGGATATAACACGATTTGGGCCTCGTTTTATCTGAATAGAAAAGGTATTCTTGATGATTTTGATATCGTTATAGCCCATGGGGGCGGAATGTGGAAAACTAGGAAAAACTTCTACGTTTGTCATGAAGCAGGGGATCTAGATGCTTTAGCAAAAAACCTGCCCCTATTCTCCAAGCTCACATTTTTTCCTCTGAAAGAGCTTTACATTTGTTTTATCAAAAAATCTGATCTAATCATATCAGCCACAAGAGAATGTGACAGATTTTTAGAAAGGCATGGTGTGAGGGATTACGTAAAGGGGCGCAATTTTGTGGATACCAAATTTTTCAGACCAAATGGAAAAAAACCAGGCGGAGCTTTTAAGATTCTTTTCGTCGGAAGGAATGAACCTAGAAAAAACCTTGGGGCTCTGAAAGAAGTCTGCAGAAAACTTCGTGGAGTTGAGCTCAACATAATCGGAGCGGTAGGAGAAAATGAGGGGGATGTTAGATATCTAGGTTATGTGAGTGATGAGGAGCTCGCTGAATGGTACAGAAGATCTCATCTTTTTGTTCTGCCATCTTTCTGGGAGGGCTTTTCTGTTTCAATTCTCGAGGCGATGGCGAGCGGGACCCCTGTCCTAGCTAGCGTATATGCCATTCCGGAAGAATTGAAGAAATTTGCTATTACTTTTGATCCATACTCAAAAAACGAGCTTTCCAAAAAGATTCAATGGATAATGGAGAACTATAAAGATGTGACAAGGATTGCCAAGAAAGCGAGAAATTTCGTCGTCAAAAACTATGAGAAAGAGATGGTTTTGAGATGGGAGGTAGAAACGATTCTCGAAAGATTCAGAAGGAGGAAAAGAAGATGA
- a CDS encoding glycosyltransferase: protein MESSVKTFSVIIPTYRRPVELDRLLTDLEKQKFKKLRERVEVIIVTENPDEDVLNIINSHEEKGILDIVKIIFDRKLGLPGARNRGIEKARGEFLIFLDDDVRIDENFLKECERYSELKNFCFRIEGAKSHLLDRIFVGKMIFPLGLVFAGFGKKLDKIVEISHLPGACFIVRRSSGLIFDEKLGEGNAYLEDCDFSFRLRKLGEKLYYVPFYSIKHMPPESGGCREPDYRRWLRYYWSHKSYFIRKNGSSACLIAAFFVAFLECFYLSVSKGKNFFKELFRGWREGILGKLE from the coding sequence TTGGAAAGCTCTGTTAAGACGTTCTCCGTGATCATTCCCACTTATAGAAGACCGGTTGAGCTAGACAGGCTCCTCACGGATCTGGAGAAACAGAAATTTAAGAAACTCAGGGAAAGAGTTGAGGTAATCATCGTGACCGAGAATCCGGACGAGGATGTTCTTAACATTATAAATAGCCACGAAGAAAAGGGCATTCTAGATATTGTCAAAATAATCTTCGATAGGAAGTTGGGATTACCGGGAGCGAGAAACAGGGGAATAGAAAAAGCCAGGGGAGAGTTCTTGATTTTCCTTGACGACGACGTAAGAATTGATGAAAACTTTCTAAAGGAATGTGAAAGATACTCCGAACTGAAAAATTTCTGCTTCAGGATAGAGGGAGCGAAATCCCATCTGCTGGACAGAATTTTTGTGGGAAAGATGATTTTCCCTTTAGGTTTGGTTTTCGCCGGGTTTGGAAAAAAGCTGGACAAAATCGTTGAAATATCGCATCTTCCAGGAGCTTGCTTCATCGTGCGGAGGAGTTCTGGATTGATATTTGACGAAAAACTAGGGGAGGGAAACGCGTACCTTGAGGATTGTGATTTCTCTTTTAGACTTAGAAAGCTTGGGGAGAAACTTTACTATGTTCCATTTTACTCGATCAAACACATGCCACCGGAAAGTGGCGGATGTAGGGAACCGGATTACAGAAGATGGCTTAGGTATTATTGGAGTCACAAGAGCTATTTCATACGCAAGAATGGAAGTAGCGCTTGCCTGATCGCGGCGTTTTTTGTGGCATTTCTGGAGTGCTTTTATCTCTCTGTGAGCAAAGGGAAAAACTTTTTCAAGGAGTTATTCCGTGGTTGGAGGGAAGGAATCCTTGGAAAACTAGAATAA